The genomic window TGGTGCATGCATGCAACACTAAACGTTTGATCCTTCAGATCCTTTTAGACCTCTTCATATATTTACAGGTACATTTTTGGCTTTACATCTTAGCAAATTCTACTCTCTTTATAGTGAAAGATCTATTgcaacagtgaaaaaaaaatcatgtctgaAATATCTTTTAACAACCGAACATTTGGATCAATGTAACAGCTGACAGCAAAGGCAGGATCATACTTTCGCAAAGTGCATTTCAACAGTTATTTAATCATATGAATCCAATCCTACTTTCCACAAAGCTGGGCTTTGCAACCTGTCTAGAAGATGAGCAAGTCTGGGGCTTTGGCAGATCAAGAGAATGAATTCCACAGCTTTGACTAGTGAAAGGAGAACAATTTTTTTGAACAAGTTTCAGAAACAGTACAGTTCACGGGTGAGGACCtagcccagccccacctggcccagccccatgtggccagGCCAGGCAACATGagtagcccagggctggcaggacctggctcggCTCCACGCGGTCCCCGGGCTTCTCATGCTGCCCGGCCCCGCGTGCagggaccagcccagcccagccgagcAGCAGAtgggcccagggctggctcccgcctctgccccactgtgcctgcaggggtagggggtgaggacctggcccagccccatgtgacTCTCTAggctggctttgcactggagcgggTCATGGCTCCAGGTGTGGCTCTGTGCTCACCTCCTGGAGTCATGCGATCCGCTCCGGTGCAAAGCCAGACAAGTGAGCTGGGCAACACGAGCAGCCCCAAGGGTGGCAgaacctggctgggcccagcacacaatccccatgtgctgcactgggtcctgccaccaggaGACCGGCCTGGCTGGGCGGCCGGAGCAGCCGCAGGGCCGGTtggacccagctgggcttggcGCACGGTCCCCCCGCTGCTGCTTTCAAAGGTCAGTTACAGacactgggcaggggggctgtggccctccaggagTGAGCTGGGGCGAGGGGCTGCACcttgtgggggccaggggacccacccctcctgagcagcccccccacaaggtcccccacacccacactccccccagcaattgcctcACACCTACCtacagaccaacccacatccctccacacacacacccacctgcctgccttcccctacaccccttctcatccccttcctgcaaacaccacatcctcccatcatgtgtgaagaaaacaaagtacacatgaacacatataggtattcagaatttattttttcatgataatAGAaacactggtaagcttccaaattgctttaacactaaatataccaataaagcattacccagctgatcactctctctctctctctatagtgtgtgtgggtgtagagtggttttttgttttaactgtggaagaacatggattttggggtatttttaaaactggatttgggatgctgctgcagcagttcagctgacaaggggtagtgtccccaggtaccaagtgcccaggccccagaagctcctgaaagcaagtagccctgagctgcttgccagggcagcgttttgtatggatggggccaggacagggaagtTTTttagctctagctccccctggctgcagatccaggaacagccaggcagggttattttgcgccaggtggcacaatttgctccacaacaaagtgcatgtcggAGCACATATGCTGAGgtaaaaagccccagctcaaatttgcaccacttctatttgagctgctgcaagcgcacgtgcttgcatgtgtggatgcacccaacgGGTGTGGTTGAAATCTTATCTGCCCAATTTAAATTGCTCCATGCCATGCTGGTACGGTTTGGGCAACCCTCTGTCCTTGCCCTAAGGAAATCAGCGTGCCAGgcgcagctggtgaactcagactggtggggagggtggagcgtcccataggagctgggggggggggggagggggggaaggttgCAGCCAGCCGGGAGCTGGGGGGTTTGCAGCCCCCACAGTACCGGCCAGATTGCCTGGCCAGCTGCCAACCCCTCCAGTTTGCAACGCTCCACCTGCctcaccagtctgagttcaccagccgtgcTTGCAGCATACCCTTATTCATTCAATACTGAAGAAATCCAGGTAGGAAAAAGGCTCATGGAGAGGTAAACACTGAGAAAATATTAGGTACACCCAAATGTACTGTGTTGCTGTCTCCACCTGCTTCTCAATAATCAAAGAGCCCACACTGACAACAAACTCACACTGATGAAAGGGAACAAGTACCTCAAAGTTTGGGCCAACAAAAATACAAGATTGAAAGCAGTCATTTTACCAATGACAGCAGAGGTCTGCAATAATCAATCTTCATTCAAGGCAGAATGGAGAGAAATATTCTTACCAATCTTTCATTTACTTATCCTGAAAATGAACACTCAGAAAACAGTCAGtgctaaatgtattttttttccaaaataaattggGGGATTCCCCCTATTTTTAAAGTCTGTACTAGTACAAAGACTAATATGCATAGGCTTTACTGCCACCTTGTGAATATTTGAAAAACCAgcagctttaaaaacaaacaagacatTGTATTTCACATTAGAATTAGTCCATATGGACCTGATTCTACCATCCTTAATCACATTtagccccactgacttcactgaaaGTGCTTGCTGGACAAGATACTACTTAATAAGAGTGAAAATGGCAGAACCAGGCACTTTATGAAAGAGTATAAAATAACTGTATTAAATGTCTACAGCCACAAGTCCACTggttttgtcttgatttattacCATCTTTTTATAAAAAGAGCACTAAATTCTTTCTGATAAAAATATTGCAGCTCTACATCCAATTTGTATAGCAGTCTTCAAAACTGAATAAGCTGGTGCCTAGAAAACAAAGAAGGACTCTTAAGTAAGCCATGTAgtgtatacaaaaaaaaaaaaaagtgtgttataTCCATCCCAGTAGCTGCATATTGCAATTTCTTCACACAAATATGAtgtgggtgagggtgggggggggcaaaaagGGGAAAGTAGACGGGCCACCCAAAGTTCCTGGCATGTTAAGTTTTCCCTCCTTAATAAATATGGCTAAGTGGTGTTCAGAATACAAGAGGATGTCTGTACCCTAAAGATGGAAAGGAATAAACAGCATTttgcacacacaacacacatcAATCTGATCTTTTCAGCTATGTAGGACTGAATTTTCTTAAATGCAATAGCATATCCGAGTGCACTGCTTTAACCATGAAAATTGGCATTTGATAGCAGTATGCCTGGATTCCAATGGATACTATTAAGTTACTGAACGAAACTGAAGATTTCAGTATGAAAATAAAATCCAACATCATTTGATATCCTAGGGAAGAGTTTCTCAGTGTTACCTTAGATCTAcgtccagaaaaaaaacaagaacataGTGAAGAATTTCATGTACTACTATTTTCTACCCGTCCTATGTTTTCATTAGAGCACTAGatgcactcacacacactatTGAGCTAATAATGCTCTAAACCTACCAATTCTGCATTGTGGTCAAGCCCCATGTCATGATGTTCCAGCTCTTCATCCCGGAACTGTTttataatctttaaaaaatacGTATATACACAGCAGATTAGTACCAATAATCTTTATACAGGTGTCATCCAATTATACTGTACCATAAACTTCCGGCCAAACCACCACCACTTAAGAAATAATAAATCTGAGGATAAGATCTTCTGGCAGctgaagagcacgcaccaactgctgaagcttccttagcctgttgaagggtttttgaacccaaaagcttgcttaataactattctccaaccatttgggttggtctaataaaagatatcaaattcacccaaggaaccttgtctgcctttggcaGCTGAATGCTTTTGAGGAACACCCTGTCCTACAGTTTCCAATGAGAAGAACCCATAGCTATAAAGTATGAGGCAGAAGCTTCTAAAGCAGAGGTAGGCAAGCCCAACACGCGTGCCAGAGTGAAGGCATTTTGCCTGGCACGCATGCCTCAGGAGAGACAGCGGGGGGGAgtcacaaggggcctgatctttgttgtggcagaacagccctggccccttccctgccatctgccaggGAGGAACAAGTGCACCTGCTGTGGGTAACGAGCTGGGCAGGGAGTCAATGGACCCCAGTGcaactgcttgcagcctccctgccaccagctgTGAGTAGAGTGGACGGCAGAGAATGCATGTCTCAGCATGGACAGTGGCGAATGCATCAGGGCTGCATTAttacaacaaggatcaggcccctcatagCTCCCTCACTGTCTGCCACTGGCACGTCAACAACATcatacaagtcaaggttgcaggtgtttttggcactgggcccaaaaacattgctggcCCCTGTTCTAAAATAACCAACTTCATGCAATTTTTGGAGCCACAGAGAAATCGTGTGGGTTCCCAAACTGAATTcaaatacatttaaatttaaacacATTTCAAATAGAAAACTATCTTTAAAAGACAAAAAGGGTCATCTTTCTGCCTGTtaggcaaaaatattttaaactgtgaaaaaaaataatctgctGTAAATCCTACTATGGTATCCATGTCATTTTAAAAGTAAACTCTCAAAACATGGTCAGAGAATGtgttaaactatttttaaagtgTAGTCAGATACCAGTAATAATTCTTTGTATTTTTCTGGATCCTCCTCCATTAGTTTCCTGATTTGATTATTATAATGATGGGATATGCTCTCTTCCACTGCCACAGTACAGGCCATGGCACTTTCTTTTCCAAGTAAAGCTGTTCCAGCACCTGTGAttatgaaaaaaattaagttaaacaATTCATTCCAGATCTACATTATTAATAGCCAATGTCAACAACATGAACTCACCTAAAGCAAACCCAGCAATATTCCAAAACGGCAATAAAATAGTGGGTCGAACTCTATAGGCAACCATTAACTCATTAAACTTCTTCAGGTGCTCCTTTTCTTGATTCCACATGTGCTGCAACAGAAGTGAAATTGTAAGTTTTATTTATGTTTATGCTTATGCTTTCCTGCAATGTAGCTATAAATGCACAGGAAGATGTGTTGGATTTTAACCTTAGCTCATATTATCTTTAAAAGTGttctagaaaataaataaattttcaAATTGGGATTATTTTTCTCCAATGTAAAAAGAATATCTGAAACGCATATGTATGCAGATGGGTTATATTTCCCTTCAATCCCCTGCATTTTACATTAGGAATTCCTGTCCTGTCTAACTTGGAAAGTTCCATGATTGAAGAATTAGGAAATGATGAGAGCAGAAGAGAAATGCTGATTTGTTAGTTGTTCTAAACCTCTGTTTAAATTTCATACTTGTAAAATGGTCATAATCCATTACCTAAATTGTCATCATTcttccttcatttaaaaaaaagccttattTTGAGTCTGAACTTCATACCTACAACAATGGGAAGAACTGTATGGCAATGATTCCCTTCATCCAGTCAGATAACTATTTTATTATGTCAGAAACATATTTTGCAATTAAAAGAGCTAGCACGGTGTTTGCTGCTTAAACACCTGGCCTTGGGACACCAAGGGCGCAtccagacatttggttccctggggacaagtagcggcaGTACACCTAGCACCAccacttcttgtccctggggaatgcccatgccacacgcATTTTGAAGCATGGCAAGTTACCtcaagtggggcaggggaggctggggccaacactgtgctggccccaacagccttacctgggtccatggggcctcctggggctgcagctgcggcaACTGTGCCtcatggagcctggctgacagtGGAGCACAGCTTTGGGCAGGCCGGCTGTTTTTTAGCAGTTTGCGCTGGCCGATTGTGCATTGCTCCAGGTTTTTTTTGCAGTGCAACATACTGCATGatcgtgctcatctggacatgccctaaaAGGTTATGCACTTTCCCAGAACATGCACTTAACTGAACTCAGTGTAAAAACCACTAAATAACTGCAGGAAAAATTTGCTCCAGGCTCTTGGCACCTCTGaattaaagttttgttttctAGAGTGCTTCTTGCTTCTgacacagaggtgggcaaaatacagcccctgGGGGGCAGCCCAGGTGATGGCacgtgtggctggtcctgctgcctctgggtaTGGAGTGCTGCCTGGCGCAGAGCACAGCCTGCCATATCCCCACACATGACTCTCAGGCATCCCAGGGGCTGTAGTCTGCAGGGCCACGTGGCACAGGAACAGTGGGGGTGGCGCAGCTGCTGGACTtggtttcccagcagcccccagagcCACGGCTCCTTCCGGCTGCCGCCACCGCCAGTGTCTCTGTCAGCACCAATGCCAAACCTGACCCCGCTGCCCAGacaccccagcctgtccaccACACCCACCGCCAGGCACCAGACAAAGCAGGAGGGCAGAGTCTCCATGGAGAGCAGCCCAAGACCCTCATGGGCTAGGCATGCTCAGCTGGGCAAATGGGACATGGCTACAGGCAAGCAGTGAGAGGGAGAGTTGGGCAGGGCCAGGATGGCGGGGTGgtaacagcatggggctggggctgggggcagtcaTAGTCCATTCCTTGCACTTCCCTGCAATGGGTGCCAGTTCTATGGACAGGGGCCGGCTGCTGCCTGCAGAACCGGTGCCGGTCACAGGGATATGCAGgaagcagattgtggctctgccccaggcccggGCCCCAgtcatcctgctccctgcccacctgtggccccaccTCATCTGCCCGGCCCAGTGCACCCTacctgcaggggtcccaggccagtctccatggagacacccccacccacctgctctgtccagagcccagcagtgggtgcagggtggacagaGCTGGACAGGACTAACtggcagcccccccccagccactgggagggagggggtggggcggggcggggctgagCCCGGGTCCACACCCCCCTGCTCTCAACAGCTCCCCAAagctccttaagtggcccttcagcccaaataattgcccacccctgctccaacaTCAGCCTTGACGTTTGACATAACACAGTCCTTTTCACAGCTGCTTTAAAAGCTTCTGCTCCGATTCAGCCATCACGGTGTGAACGAAAGAACAATTACATTACGAAGTACAGAGTGGGGCCAGCAGCTTTTAGCAGCTGACACGTACAGTCTGTAACACTGTAAGCAACAGGCCACAAACGGGGACACTGCTGCCACACAGGCCGGGCTCGGACGGTGCCCCGCGGGGGGGGTCGTCTTGAACGCGACTCCGCGGCCCCCCAAcgacccccccgcccccgcacgacgtgccgccccgcgccgcgccgcgcccggaCCTGGATGAGGGGCGCCACCGCCGTCCGGCGCAGCACGGCCATCTGCCCCGCGTAGATGCGGGTGGCCCCGAACTCCCCCGCGTGGTCCACCCGCACGATGCGGTCCAGCAGCGGCTTGCTCAGTCCGCCCAGGGCCGCGCCGGTGCTGCGGAGCCTCGGGGCACCCGACCCGCCGCGGAGGCGCCGGCAGCCGGCCCGCAACCCCCGCAGGGCCGCCTCCATCCCGCCAGCCGCGGCGCGCAGTGATGACGTACTTCACGCGCCCGCTCGGCCTCAGTCCCACTCTCCCCCCGCGTCCCGTCCCCGCGCCGCTACGATTGGCTGCTCGGCTCCCTTCGCCCGCTCCCCAATGGAGGGGGGCGCTGTCAGTCGCAGGTGAGCGTCCCTGCGGCTGCCATGGAGACCGGGCCTGCTCTCAAGCCAGGGCGCCTCCCGTGGTGGACACCGGtgctgcccgcccgcccggccggcTGACCCGCCCgtccctcctgctccagctgagtttgttttttttaaatgtatgattattatttctatttttatttattattattagtttatatttatcattattattttttctgtctttatttattatttattattattttatatttattgttgttgtttatttattattgttgtcgttgttatttattttagggttttttaatTTATGATTATTAACATGTTTCATGCTTCAgatcaaatcagccaaatcagttctagGTCATGACGACTGAGCGAAACCCAGTGGATCTAAACACCTTGTGCGGCTACAGCCGGTGACCATCCTGTCCCAGGCTCGCACCCTGGCAGTGCTGCATCATGACACGCTGAGGCCCTCAGCTATGTCCAATTTAAGAGGCCCCGTACGACaaaaataatccaatgtatgtatatttttgtcatattagaaaaaaaaattgtccataTTTAAAGAGTCGTTTTCCCATATTtcctttatctcctttatttaccaactgagtattataaaacttgatactgagtcaggtttttttcttatttgatggcccctcatattgtgaggccctaaactgtaagTATCTTAAACCTAAATCCCGTGCTGCACCCtattcccaaatccattggcaggcatcctgtatgcaggcccaagcccagagtaTTTGGATGCccccacttgatcttagcccagaGGCCAagacacttgatctgagccaaagtTTAAACCCAGCCGCTGGGCCGGGCCCAGCATCTCCAGACAGGCAGCGCCAAGGGAGTCAGGGGCGAAGCGTAGGGGGTgtacaggggtgcacgtgcacctcctgagagcgctggtgcaccccctgtccgGCCACACTCCTTGTGTAGCTGGCGGGCAGCGGGGCAGACGGGAGCATCAGTACATCCCCTGTGAGCgccagccagtgagtggggccgTCAGCAAAAGTAGCGCGGCCACTGTTACTGTGAATGAGATCAGTCCCTCCAGCCAGCGGGACTGGCCGCTGGGAACACGTGTCATCCCCTTCGCCCCTCCAGTCAGCGGGATCGGCCGCCAGGGAACCCCCTCTCCCCTGGGGTccctgactggtgtcaggggcaccagacacccatggagGGAGTctgttgacttcatggctcattataatggACGTGATCCCTGCTAAACTCTTCACTCCCAGGCTGTTAAGGACCCTCCTTTTTTTATACTGGTCTCAATGTTCCCCCAGTACAGCCAGGTTTTGTTCTGCCATCCTGCACCTGGTCCTGAAGCTCATATGTCGCAGGTTGCTTTTAAGTTGTTCCAATTATATCCTATTTATTTTTGCCTCCATCTCAAACGGAacaacccagccccagcccctagcaGATGAGTAACACTTCTAGTTTCTTtaaaaactggagaaaaatgcacGCTGTGTTACATGGGATGAGGCACCTCAcctctgcaccccccttttccaaAGTCTAGATCTGCCTATGGATGTATTAGATTATAAAATGATTTTACAATCAGCTGAATGCCTATTTATCACACAAACACATGGGATATTGACTGTTTTATTCAGCTTGAAAACTATTCCAGCTGTGTTAATGTATAACATGTTTTGTAACTAAAGACTGGAATAAAGATTGCAAGCACTAGACTGCAGCTCTcatgatttcagtggagctggaAAGGGTATAAATCTGCAGATTGGGCCGCATTATAGGTAGGACTCTGCTGGGAAGAAATATAAACTATTTTCTGATTTACTTTCCTTAGGATAGCAGGCATTTGAACAATTGAAATTACAAGTCATCCTCGATTGTCTGCATTCTCAAATCTGAACATATACCCAATGAGATACATACTCCTGAGGAGTTCCTACTAGAAATCTGGCTAGGGGCTAATCAAATCTGTAATTTGTTAAAGAGCTTCAGCATGCATTTAACTTCAAGCAGGTACTTAAAATTCCGTTGAGCTCCACTTAAGGATGTGTCTAAGTGCAAAGAGATGCTTTTCTGAATCAGGGCCTAAATTCTGATACCTGCAGCAGACAATATGTATTTTTCTTATCCAGGGCTCAGGTCACCACAGTATTGACAATGCTTTACATTTAGTAAGGCAAAACATCAGAAAATTACCTCGTCAACTGGGTTGCAGCAACTCTGACTCTTTCTCCCTGCTCTAAAGAGGATTCATACCCAGGGATCttgattttctctgtttaaaaatggcaaattctctaataaaaatcccaaattctctgattagacccccaaatctacatttttccacaACTAAAATTAAATActacatatataggtatcagttgaagacaatgctttattgatatatttacaattttaaagcagttcaaAAGACTACCACTGCCTCAAtcgctataataaaataaatcctaaatacctatagattttggtgtttgattgtgttgtttattatggaaaatcagagctccccctgcccctttgctcaccaggacatgggtccagctgcggctgtcccACACCCAAGGAATAAGCTGGTGTATACTGCA from Alligator mississippiensis isolate rAllMis1 chromosome 13, rAllMis1, whole genome shotgun sequence includes these protein-coding regions:
- the COQ7 gene encoding 5-demethoxyubiquinone hydroxylase, mitochondrial gives rise to the protein MEAALRGLRAGCRRLRGGSGAPRLRSTGAALGGLSKPLLDRIVRVDHAGEFGATRIYAGQMAVLRRTAVAPLIQHMWNQEKEHLKKFNELMVAYRVRPTILLPFWNIAGFALGAGTALLGKESAMACTVAVEESISHHYNNQIRKLMEEDPEKYKELLLIIKQFRDEELEHHDMGLDHNAELAPAYSVLKTAIQIGCRAAIFLSERI